A segment of the Dermacentor andersoni chromosome 5, qqDerAnde1_hic_scaffold, whole genome shotgun sequence genome:
CAAATAGACGCTATTTTCTTTGATATTTCAAATACTTTTGACGTCGTTTCATATCTAGACCATCTTACTAAACTAGCTGCCATTGGTGTACACGAGCAAACAGTTTCATGGATAAATAACTATCTCGAAAACATAAAGCGGTGCGTAGCTCTGAACGAGTATATGTCTGATTACCTGAGCCTTTTTTCTGGTGCACCGCAAGGTTAAGTTCTTGCGCCCCTCCTATCCCTGATCTAAATAAATGATATTCAATCATGCATTGATCCGCGTCATCAAATGCCCTTATTCGACGATGATTGCATAGTGTACGCGTAACATTAAACACCTCAGAGGATCAAGTAAACTAAACGATGCGTTATCTTCGATGCAAAACTGGCGCAACAAATGGGGGACGAAATTGAGTGCAACAAAAACTGCCAATATCTCCTTCACACATAAAAAACTGCGCTTCAGTGTACGTACGCAATAAACAATATCCACCTCAGAAAACGCGATGAGGTCACGTATCTCGTGGTCATTCTTACAATGAAATTAAACTGGGAGCCTCATATAAATAATATACATGACAAGGGTTTAGGCAAACTCCATTTCTTGCAAGAAAACACACCTGCTAGTATTAAATGAAATGCGCACAGAACCTTCACCAGACCCGCTTTAGATTATGTCGACATAATTTGGGCCCCGCGCGAGAAGTACTTAACCGAAAAACTAGAACACATACAGAACCTAGCACTACACCCCGACGAATTACTATTCCTATGAAAGAAGAGGTCAAGGATGAACTGGCCAGGCTATAACGAGAAGGAATGATACAAAAGGCCGAAGAATCGACTGAATGGCGCGCTCCCATTGGTCCAGTAATGAAGCGCTCTGGAGCGGTAAGAATCTGCGTTTACTTAACTAAACCAGTTTGTCAGACGGGAGCGCCATCACCTATCCACAGTAGAGCAAGTTATGAGAACCTTTCAGGAAGCGAATATCTTTTCTAAACTGGACGCTAATTCTGGATTCTACCAGATAAAGCGTTCCAAGGAATGTCAAAAGCTCACCCTCACGGCGCATGGGTGGTACTGCTACCGCTGGTTGCGGTTCGGGATAACATCTGCACCAGAAATTTTTCAAAAAAAGTTCTTGGATCTTGAAACACCTAGACGGAGTACTGAACTACATGGACGACATTCTGGCATACGGGAAGAATGAAGTGAGACACGACAAACCCCTTTGTAACGTGCTTGACCGACTGCAACAAACAGGAGTAACCCTTAACAGGGAAAAAGAAGTTTCTCTGTTGAGCAGGTAGCATTCCTGGGCATGATCTTCGACGCCAATGGTGTGCGCCCAGATCTTGTGAAAATCAATGCACTTAAGCAGCTTCCCCGACCTCGAAACGTCGCTGAGGTTCGTTCCTTATTAGGCATCATGAACCACCTCGCAAGGTTTCTTCCTGATGCTGCGTCTACATCTGCGCCTCTACGCAGCCTCCTCAACAAAGACAGTGCCTGGTCTTGGGTTACCCAACAAGACGAAGCTCTTGAACCAGATCAAGACTACTCTCAGCTCGAACAGATCTCTGGCAAGGCACAACCGCAGGTACCTGACAATCGTATCGGCGTACACATCTTCTCGAAGATTAGGCGCCGTACTACTCCAGAATCAGCCATGTGGCGAGAGACGTCCAGTAGCATATGCCTCCAAATCGCTCACAAAAACAGAGATGTACTCACAGATCGAAAAGGAACCATTGGCCTTGACTTGGACAGCAGAACGCTTCGACGAATTTCTGAGAGGCCTCACATTTATATTTGAAGCAGACCACACGCCTCTCCTTCCACTACTGAGTCGCGTTCCTCTCGATTCTCTTCCACCAGGGATGCGAAAATTCAGAATGCGTCATTTTCTTGCTGCACTCATTCACTCTTATACACGTATTAAGCTACAGCCGCAAGGTATCAAGATTAACAATATTTGATAAGGTATACCATCAGTCGTTACTGCGAAACGACCTCATTAGTCGACGCACACACATTTTACATGGCATTGATTTTATTGACAAGGTAGAAATTATGTTtatgtgatagcaattatatgggcactccagacGCATTTGAGCGGTCGGCTtcgctgtcgccgtgatgttctgcataaagtccaagggcgataacaacgTCGCcatgcgccgtatgctgtatgcgcgaatgaaagcatgcgaggggagccgacgatcatggctcaatctggcgcgcgcgagggagcaaagcggggagcaagcacaccgtcttccgtcgcgaaagcctttggggggggggggggggtacaaagGGAGACGCGTTCTCAAGGCCACCTGCAACAGCTACAGAGTCTGCCGTACGCTGTGTTTTctcggcttagttcgcgttgatgcgagaggcagcacgaaagtcgAATCCCTTGCTGCTGCTACCACGCTGCCTTACgccatcgttttgacagcgattgtccggggtcatcgagtgagatgtgttcacgtttgtttCGACCTGCATgacgccgtgcttgttaatttaatcagTACGTAAATATTTACAAGTTCATGCGGCCGGGAAAACCACTATTTTTACTTCGCATgcctgtctgctaatttgctatcacaatcgatccttcgccattcgggcgaaactgcgacttctcttAGGAGTGATTCTGTTTGAAggtttttaatgcgattagcattctttgcctacttaaTGCGCTTTGTGCCTGCCTCCCTGCCTgactgcctatctatctatctatctatctatctatctatctatctatctatctatctatctatctatctatctatctatctatctgtctatctgtctatctgtctatctgtctatctgtctatctgtctgtctgtctgtctgtctgtctgtctgtctgtctgtctgtctgtctgtctgtctgtctgtctgtctgtctgtctgtctgtctgtctgtctgtctgtctgtctgtctgtctgtctgtctgtctgtctgtctgtctgtctgtctgtctgtctgtctgtctgtctgtctgtctgtctgtctgtctgtctgtctgtctgtctgtctgtctgtctgtctgtctgtctgtctgtctgtctgtctgtctgtctgtctgtctgtctgtctgtctgtctgtctgtctgtctgtctgtctgtctgtctgtctgtctgtctgtctgtctgtctgtctgtctgtctgtctgtctgtctgtctgtctgtctgtctgtctatctatctatctatctatctatctatctatctatctatatctatctatctaacgccgacccagtggccgAAGATGTCCATGAAGTTGGCCAACTGGGTATGTGCTCGTAATCGTGATGCGGTTGTGgttgttccatcgtcgtcattctagcttcgaTCTCTGAGTCTTCTAACGTCGTCATCGTGACGGCTTCTAGCCCGACCCAGTGGCCGGAATCGTCTAATACCTTGGACCACTATGCATGCGCTAGTGGGTGTGATGCCAtggtggtcgttgcatcgtcgtcattacagattcgtcatctgactctcgttaTGTACATACTTGTCCCGCATTCCTTGTCATACCGTCAtcatgatgccatcgtggtcgttctatcgccgtcattccagcttcggcGTGCGGCTCtcttcatgccatcatcgtcaggCAATCGTGTCATACAGCCTTTATGATAGAGTAGTCCTCATGTTCTCATACCTTTGTTATGCAATTCTCGTCATTGCTTCCTCGTCATAGAGTCGTCGTGATGATTCATCGTCACCGCTCTAACCTCGTCCTGccattctcgtcatgccgtcaccCTCAAaccgtcgtcgtcacgcagtcGCTGTCTTGCCGTCATTGTGCCGCTGGCACTTTACAGTTGTCAACACTACAGAAACATCATCCTATTGTCATCACGCCATTGTCGACACAATGCATTCGCCATTCCATCGGCGTCATTCCTTTTCCCTCATTCTAGCGTTATTACGCTGTAGTCATTCAATCGTGATAGCgtcaattcagcttggcccaccGACTCGCGTCATGCTGTcctcgtcacgccatcgtcctcATGCAGTCTTGTAATATAGCGGTCGTCAGGGCCTCGTCCTAATGCACTCAGCATCATATAACTGTACTCATACCGATGGCATGCCACAAtcatcattgcgtcgtcatcGCACCATCATCGTGGTGGAGTCGTGGTCGTTCTATCGACCTTATTTTAACTTTATCCCCTCACTCTTtacatgccgtcatcgtcacgccatcctCGTCACACTGTTGCCGTCATAGCATCTTCTCCATGCTGTTGTCGTAACCTATTCATTTTACCATCGCGATCACTTCAAGAACATCACTCCATTGCTGTCATGCCGTTATCGTCATACTGCCTTCATCGTTCCATCGATGTCACTCCTACTCTGTAAGTCTAGCGTAAGTATGTGATAGTCGTTGAATCGTGATTAGGCTGCTGTTGCCATTCCGTTGCCGTCATAACGTCGCCGTAAGACACTCACTGTAATGCATTTGTTGTCATGCAGTCATCGCCAAACCTTTATGGCCGCGCGATGATCCTCATGCCAGCTTCTTCATCTCGTTGCCATGATACTGTCGTCGGCATCTGACTCTCCTCATGCGGCCATTATCACTCTGTTGTCGGTGTACCATCCTCATTTCACAATCGTCATCATAACGTCGGGATGCCGCCGTCATCGTACcatttttttcgttccatcgacgtcattcctgtTTCGTTACTCCACCGCTTACAAcgcgtcgtcgtcatgcattcttcGTCATACCGTTTGGTTCATGGGGGACTTTGGCAAGCGAGTGCACCACCAAAGTGGGCTGATGCCTGAGGCAGGGTATGTCGCATAGAGCTGAAGGCATGAAAGTCTCAGAATGCCTATTACAGATTTTAAACAAATGGCAAATCAGCAATAACGTGCATTGCTACATAGCTGAAATGGTAATCGCATTGCCATTGACAGTCGTCGTGAGATGAGCTCTGCCGtaattttagagcgaagcttgCTTTCACTCTTGCTTCAATCgttccactgctgctgcagctactactactgctgtcgctgtcttgcacgccgtgtcGACAGGTGGTTCAGAGCATGGATATACTAggcaggagcgtggcagagagaaaaggcgacgcaagaaactcgtttggatcTTTCCATTGCGCCGGTACAATACCCGTTGGAGCTCCCTGAGTGTTGCCCCATACCCTCTTTACGGCTGTAATTAATGACCCACCGCAAAAGCATTGTAGATGCTTCAGCCCTCACCTTTGCACTAACGTCCAAAGTAAAGAAGGGAGGCAGATAGAATGGAGGAGAGGATGTAGGTAGAGGATGCAGAGAAAGGGCAGAACCGACGAAGTCAAGAAACAAGTTAATAGCAGCCTTAGCTTCGATCCATAGGGCGAGGGCGGGAAATAGGAAAGGTGGCTAAGAAGGCAGAGAGAGAAACTTGCTATACTCGAGAAAGGTTGTGGGGAAAGGAGCAGACACTCAGAAGGATGAGGGCACGCTCATCACTCCCGTGGATAGATTATCGGGCAACAAAACAGTCCGGAGACTTCGGGTTGGGGCGCCCCTTACACCAGCCGTCACTTGTACATGGGGTCAACCACACAACGAGATTGTCTAGAGACCGAAGTTTTCAGCTCTTGCGTATGCAGTGGATGCCCGCTATCCACTCTGCACATGGCCTGGGACAATGACAATTCGAGAGAGTACTCAGATATGTGAAACTGAATAGTGATTAAGCTCAATACCATGAACAGACTTGACAGATACTTAGCATTTAAGACTCTGAGTTGTTAAGTAGTGCAATACCTGCCGTGTTTTAAGTCATCATGTGATGAAAAGATGTCAATTACTATAGGAAGTTTGCATTTCCTTTTGAAGGCATGTTGTGTAAGGCATTACGACTGTTTTCTTGTTTACCGTATTATTGTAACAGCTACTACTGTAGAAAATGGAACGACATTGTTTTGTACCTAATCGTTTATCTGCAACTGCTCCCTTCTTTAATGTCTTTTTGACATTGACGGTAGATAAATCAAAAGAGTCAGTTTCACCATTTCAagtttcgctactgtgttctgGACTGTCACTAGCACGTGACGTCTGGttgaggtgctttgcgttcatgtaccgggcGCCCcagacaagccgtgatccaaacCCGTACCCGAAGGCCAACGTTGTCCCGGACCAACGAGCAAGCCGCTGGCTAGAACCCCTGctcccggaacacggacttctacctcagACAACCAAGATCGTACCCAAGTCcacaaccccaatggcagccccagcgtccctaATCGGACTGCAACCGCCCAGGGAGCCACCCACTTTCCGTGGAACATCATTTGAAGAACCGGATAATTGACTGGAAACATACGAAAGGGTCGCGGCATTCAATAACTGGAACCCGCACGGCAAGCTACGGCATGTGTATTTCgtcttagaagacgccgccaggacttGGTTTGAGACCGGAGAATCGGCCCAAGTCATGGGATCTATTGCGCAGCGGCTTCCCGCAGACTTTCACGAGTGTCCTTCGCGAAAAGCAAGCCCAAGCTGTACTGCAAACTCACATGCAGCCGCCGAACGAGAACATCGCGATATTTATGGAGGGGATGACACGCCGACCCCCACATGTCAGAAGAGAAAGATTGTTCGTAGAATCTCCTCAGGAAGTCATCTGAAGGATGCGTAAATATTTCGTAGTAACGACGTAATGTTGAGTGGTCGTGCGCTGgtgtgtttggtataattgcgagaacgCAATTATACCAACATTACAAAATTGGGAAACGGAGAAGCGTGGTTTCAACACCGAACTGTGAAATGAAGCCTGCCAGATACGACGTAGAAGAGGCCagtagaagcaatgttcactcTTGTTATAGAGAGCCCGCAGCGAATGAGGACGTAGGGTGAAATGACGAGGGGGATGTAGGAAATTAAGGAAATGTATGCAACATTTGTCAGGTGCAATGTCTGTTGTTGGTTAGTTCGTGAGTTTGTTGCTGATCGTGTAGTTAAACTGGGTGATGGTCGTAAATGTgacagcgctgcggtgacacgaaCTCCTGCGGAAGGTGGCGCAACGTAAACTGATGAGACAAGCCAACTACTGCAGGTGCGGGCACCAGGTGCGCTTATGATGTTACGATCCGAAGCCATGACTGCTCCAGAGTTGTGGCGCGTGCCTGATTGTACACGTCATatggtcacagagacgcgctcgtgtcCCTTCTGGCGCCGCATTAGTCTTCGTCGTCTTCTATAGCTGGCtcgctctatcttgaaagcgatcggttTACGCGAACGAGGGACGGACGGTCAGTTTCCACGTTCGGTAACGAcggaaatgcttacacatttaaaataGATCAATGAAAAATAGCCACTCGAAAAAAGCTGCCCTACCAATTCATCTGATCGACTCTGCTTTGTGTCACTGTCACCGAGCCTGATTTTGCGAATATTTGATTTTCAACCTGTTGTAGTGCTTAACTGCCCACTGCCCATATCTACTGTCATGCGCGCACGCGCTTGCCGTTGCGCGTTGTTAATGAACACAGTTTTGTATCGCACGATTTGGTGCTGTAAATGACAAATGGTATGTGTGTATTTAATTTGGCAATATAGCATATTGAATTTCATTGCACGATTTATCACCTGCCATTCTCATTTGCTCACTAAAGCTCACCAAATCTGCTCACTGATGTAGATGAAAAAGCTAGCCGGAGGTGGGATCCCAACCCTCATTTTCTCCATTAGGCCTGCGATTCACCACCACTTAGGCTAACCCTTACTGGCTTTTTACGCTTGCGCACTAACTTAACGTCGGGAGCCACGATTTGCTTACTTATTGACTTGCGGAAAATTGGAAACCGATGTATACGCATGAAGAAGCCATCGACAAAGTTGTGTCAATAAAGCAACATAGAAACAAACCAGAACCATACCATGAGCGTTTCAGAACATGTTTGGTTCTATTTGGTACCACTGAACCATTTCTACTGCTTGGTTCTTCAATTGGCATTCATCTTTAAAACGCAGCTTGATGTTTCCTTGCTATTTGAGCCAGAGTACAATTCAATGACATATCATATAAGAAGCGCGAAGGCCGTTAGAAAAATGCGGAAAGAAAATAAAGTTCCAAGGCAAAGGTCACAGACATCTTCACTGGATTAGACAAAACGCAAGAAGAAACTGCTGCTCGGGAGTAAACAAAAGTTTCCTTAGCAAATTATCACGCTTAATTTTCTGTCTACATTATTTACACGAACTCCGCCCGAAGTCGTGTGCGTACAGGAGTGTACAAGGACCAGGTCAAAAGTCCTCCTGGATGTACATCTGCTCTTCTCCAAATTCTTGCTTCATGTATTCCTCGTAGTTGTTTTCCGCACCCTCGTTGCGCTGCAGCCAGTCTATCTCTTGCGGCAAACGGTAGCGCTTGTCTGCCATCACTATCACCACAGGTCTCACCCGGTCGTGAAAGATGCCCTGCAAAGCAATGCACACATGAAAGTCAATAGAATTTCTAAATTTAACGTAAACGTGGCCAAACACGAGTGTTTCTTCTAGTGTTTGACAATTTGATAAATGACAGCCCTCAATCATAcgttatgaaacaaaacaccgacagcgcgtgcGTTTTATGTTGCATGCTCTCTGACTTAAATATTAAAACTGCGAAACAATAAGAGAAACCTGAGAaagttgtaaattttttttgtcTTGACAGTTCACTATCTCTGGGATCCTGCCTCCGTAAGAGACTGCGTTTCTAGCAGAAAGCTCGCCTCCGTGCATAGCTTCGCCTCctgcatttcccggtaaacattactgttacataagctgcagtcccTTACAACGTCGGCGAGCGAGGATATTTGAGGTTGCGCACCCGGTAGcaacttgcgcagctcgtcgcgcACGATGGCACGGATGGTATCTCGAAGGGCCGCTGCGGAGGCACTTCGGGAGTCGTCGCAGTCTGACGGAGGAGCGCGTAAGTTGCGGTCGTATTGCATTGCGCGAAGCTCGAGCGTCTTCTCGATAGTGGCCGCTTCGCTAATCCATTCGGCGACGGTCCTCGACGGGTTGCGAATGAGAGCGACGAAAAGTTGCTCCTTGACGGCTCTCATAAGGTACTGAAGCTTCTTGTCTTCAGTCACGTTGGCGTCCGCATGGTGGAAGAGCTTTTGCATTTCTTCCGCAAAGACGGTTACGGACTCGTTTGGATGCTGCTGACGAGTTTGAAGCAAGGCCTCAGCTCGTTCTTTGCGTAGAATACTTGCGAAAGTTGCAGATAAGTGCCTTTTGAAAGCCTCCCACGTTGTCAGGAACAGCTCCTGGTTCTCGTACCAGGTTCTAGCAGAGTCTTCGAGAGAGATGAAGACGTTCCGAAGTTTTTCTTCGTCAGACCACTTGTTGAAGGTTGCAACTCTTTCGTAACGTTCCAGCCAATCTTGCACATCTTCGCAAGTGGAGCCGCTAAAAAGCGGAGGTACTCGCGGCTGTTGGACGACGAGCGGTGCAGGTGTGGTGGCGGCTTGCATTGGTGACGTCGAGCGGTGGTTCACACGGCGACCAGGGGCAGGTAGTGGTCCCAATTCAGCCGGCAGTCCTTGTAGTCGGCGCCTGctccgggtttcctcctttttgtCTTCTCTGGAGCTGTCTTCCGCGTCGCCGGCTCCAGATGCACTTGGGCTGGTGTCACGGCTTTGAGGGGGTGTCCGAAGCataagcacctccaccaaaatgtcacgtagGTGACTGTGAGCTAcctggcacgcaggcagacagaaagggacactgcgtcggcggtagacttaaagagagtttaatgggcgaacttgtgcccgaaatCAAGCGAATAACGCGGTGACGGCGATAGCAGCAAGCGCGTCTGGGTGGTTCGTCGGACTGAGCCAGCCCAGGCGGTGGTCCCGTATTTATACGCTTCGCGTGCatgatcgaaacgcgtcaagcgacgccgcttgcgtcgcagcgacgcgagctgcgtagctcgcgTCGCTAGAAGctgaaataaacgcacgtggcaatATAGAAGGGCTGAATGTACTACGCGGATATCTCATTACGTAGTTAATGGCGTGGAGGTGATACATTATAGACAATTTATTCCTGAAGGCAGCCTGTTCGCGCGGAAGATTTAAGTGTTAACCTAATTTAGTGGatgttatcttggtgaatattttttaCACtatgaaagcaagctaatgggcctaaaaTTCTTGAATCCTTTAACCTCTGTCTTCTTATGTATTAATATAAACTTGGCATCCTTTCATCTCTCTGGTGCCCTACATCTCTGTTTAGGTTGACTGGTATTTCAGCTTCTCCTCCCAACTGTTTTCACCaggacatgtcttgcaaggtccttcttaCTTCACCGCTAGGTATAAAAGGAGCCGCTGTATCCTGATGAAGGGTATACAAAGCtttaccgatgattacgatatTCACTAATgcaaattttgagcgcagctgtttaggtgttctGAATTCGCGGTATATTCTGGCGAAGAATTCGATTCTGAACAACAGTGTGCTCTCGGTGGTGGCGCTGAATCTCTGTTCGGGTAGcttgtttagcagcagcggcaggggaagcatttccaccggttgcctcGTTCACTCTTCAGAAGGAAAGCGCGAACACAGGGACGCGTGGAGCGCGTCCACTGGTAGCGGCGGTGCCGCAGCtcaagtagcgcatgcgcagtgggtcccaAGCACACGCCAGTGCTGTTTCCGCGCTGGCTGCGTGCGTGGTCGCCGCCGGCTCTCCGCTTTCGTCCTCATCCTTTCGCCATAGCCtgctccgctttctgcctcatggttccttGCCCCCTCCTTGCCCCTTTCCTCCTCGTGCCTCCTCGCTCTCACGTCTTTTTTCATTCCCACTGCGCGCAGCGTTCGCTCTcagctttcgctgtgctcgttcgctggtTACAagtgacgccgacgctcgccgcaggaacgggtgcctaggaGCTGTGCCTAACACATCGTGAAGGGCAGGGCGAAAGCAAAGAAGACGAACCCAGCGCTGACGGACCACTATTCTTTATTGCATTTTCAGTTGCAATATATTGAAATCCTATGCGCAGAAAGGCACAAAAATGTACACATATGCGACATGCCACGGTTGCCTCCAATTTATCGTTAAATTTCATAAGTAGCACATTTCGCTGCAATGTGGGCATACAGAGGGCACGCTTACAAATGAATCACTATGCTCGTGTATTACGAAAGCACCATGTATTTCACGAGCTCGTCGCTCGCGGTATGGTCCCAGGAGCGTACATTTTACAAGATAAGGGGAGCCTCCACAGTTTCTACGGTGATCCGTAAGGTGACTTGCGACTAAGCCCATGAGCGAGTATGCGTGTTCTCGTAAACGATCATTAATACATCGACCACTTTTCCCTATGTAACAGAGCCCGCGTGAAAATGGTGTAGTTAACCAACTTGCACATCACTGGCAAATGGCTTTCAGCAGGGACGCTTAGATATTAAGGTGCCATGCAAAATTTacaaaacacgtttttttttttcctttacaagTCCTTTAGTGTAATGCCATGAAGCCGTAACTCCATATCAGTAATGTGAAACTACAATGTTCGACGAAAAGTTTCACGTGTTGGTTTATATCTTTTTCGTATATCTGTATCTCTATCAcgttccataaatatttttc
Coding sequences within it:
- the LOC129384639 gene encoding uncharacterized protein — its product is MPNLEIATKFILTPDIHDVILIQGVAIDSETQEYLIGPMYVPRSTRRLSFPGIFHDRVRPVVIVMADKRYRLPQEIDWLQRNEGAENNYEEYMKQEFGEEQMYIQEDF